In the genome of Olsenella profusa DSM 13989, one region contains:
- the rlmB gene encoding 23S rRNA (guanosine(2251)-2'-O)-methyltransferase RlmB produces the protein MGKQAAGDLIEGRRAVAEALEARVPLERALVQGGAEGSDATLAHLVSRLLAADVPMAYVPKARLDVLSSHGAHQGIMVQVRPYSYASLADVIVAAGTGDALVILLDHVTDEGNFGAIVRSAEVVGAAGVIIAGARAAGVGVGSYKTSAGAVLHVPIAQVPNLSRAIDELKAAGFWVCGSTEHAEDDVWQAPVEGRLCLVMGSEGTGISRLIRESCDFTCRLPQRGRVESLNVAQAATVMCYEWLRRTTAAGGRADA, from the coding sequence GTGGGAAAGCAGGCGGCCGGCGACCTCATCGAGGGGCGTCGTGCCGTCGCCGAGGCGCTCGAGGCGCGCGTGCCCCTCGAGCGCGCCCTCGTGCAGGGCGGCGCCGAGGGCTCGGATGCCACGCTGGCGCATCTGGTGTCGCGCCTTTTGGCTGCGGACGTGCCGATGGCGTACGTGCCTAAGGCACGTCTCGATGTCCTGAGCTCCCATGGCGCCCATCAGGGCATCATGGTGCAGGTCCGTCCATACTCCTATGCCTCGCTGGCGGATGTCATCGTCGCCGCAGGCACGGGGGATGCCCTCGTGATCCTGCTCGATCACGTGACGGACGAGGGAAACTTCGGTGCCATCGTGCGCTCCGCCGAAGTCGTCGGTGCGGCAGGCGTCATCATCGCCGGGGCGCGTGCGGCGGGCGTGGGCGTCGGCTCCTACAAGACCTCTGCCGGTGCGGTGCTCCATGTGCCCATCGCCCAGGTCCCCAACCTCTCCCGTGCCATCGATGAGCTCAAGGCGGCGGGCTTTTGGGTCTGCGGCTCCACCGAGCACGCGGAGGATGACGTGTGGCAGGCCCCCGTCGAGGGCCGCCTCTGTCTGGTGATGGGGTCCGAGGGCACGGGCATCTCGCGTCTGATACGGGAGAGCTGCGACTTCACGTGCAGGCTTCCGCAACGCGGGCGCGTGGAGTCGCTCAATGTGGCCCAGGCGGCCACGGTCATGTGCTATGAGTGGCTGCGTCGCACCACGGCCGCAGGGGGGCGCGCAGATGCCTAG
- the cysS gene encoding cysteine--tRNA ligase, whose protein sequence is MLIYNSQTHRKEEFRPMEEGKVRMYVCGPTVYDQIHIGNARTFLAFDVIRRYLVYRGYQVTFAQNLTDVDDKIINRANEEGRAAADVSEQYAKAFIEQMRRFGILDPDVRPRATHEVEAMQDMISTLIANGNAYVAANGDVYFSVRSDASYGMLSGRDLNQLRAGERVEVNDEKRDPFDFALWKAAKPGEPSWPSPWGEGRPGWHTECCAMIHRYLGAPIDIHGGGQDLVFPHHENECAQARCAWHAPLANLWMHTGMLRVNGEKMSKSLGNFLTLKDVLDRCPAHAVRLLMLQTHYRSALDFQTDQLDGAVGTVERLTSCIKNLRWAARNAPQDGAFDDTDRALTAVCKEAQAEFTRQMDDDFNTSGALAAIFSLMGAANTYLADAGGALTTAPVLRAADLLVELLGVLGIDLGEVGGQDELPFELVGLAREHAGYAGDDAQGAADALLAARQEARAARDWTRADAIRDGIASLGLVVEDTAAGARLRPSKRRA, encoded by the coding sequence ATGCTCATCTACAACAGCCAGACACACCGCAAAGAGGAGTTCAGACCCATGGAGGAGGGCAAGGTCCGCATGTACGTGTGCGGGCCCACGGTGTACGACCAGATCCACATCGGCAACGCCCGCACGTTCCTGGCGTTCGACGTCATCCGTCGCTATCTCGTCTACAGGGGCTATCAGGTGACCTTTGCGCAGAACCTCACGGACGTGGACGACAAGATCATCAACCGTGCCAACGAGGAGGGGCGTGCCGCTGCGGACGTCTCCGAACAGTACGCGAAGGCCTTCATCGAGCAGATGCGCCGCTTTGGCATCCTCGATCCCGATGTGCGCCCGCGCGCCACGCATGAGGTCGAGGCCATGCAGGACATGATCTCCACGCTCATCGCCAACGGCAACGCCTACGTCGCCGCAAACGGCGACGTGTACTTCTCCGTGCGTTCCGATGCCAGCTATGGCATGCTGTCCGGACGCGACCTTAACCAGCTGCGCGCGGGCGAGCGCGTGGAAGTCAACGACGAGAAGCGCGACCCGTTCGACTTCGCGCTCTGGAAGGCGGCCAAGCCCGGGGAGCCCAGCTGGCCCAGCCCCTGGGGTGAGGGCCGCCCTGGCTGGCATACGGAGTGCTGCGCCATGATCCATCGCTACCTGGGAGCCCCCATCGACATCCACGGCGGTGGGCAGGACCTCGTGTTCCCGCACCATGAGAACGAGTGTGCCCAGGCCCGGTGTGCCTGGCACGCGCCCCTCGCCAACCTATGGATGCATACGGGCATGCTGCGCGTCAACGGCGAGAAGATGTCCAAGAGCCTGGGCAACTTCCTCACGCTCAAGGACGTTCTGGACAGATGTCCCGCCCATGCCGTGCGCCTGCTCATGCTGCAGACCCACTACCGTTCGGCGCTCGACTTCCAGACCGACCAGCTCGATGGTGCGGTGGGCACCGTGGAGCGTCTGACCAGCTGCATCAAGAACCTGCGCTGGGCCGCAAGGAACGCCCCGCAGGACGGTGCGTTTGACGACACCGACCGCGCCCTCACGGCCGTCTGCAAGGAGGCACAGGCAGAGTTCACGCGACAGATGGATGACGACTTCAACACCTCCGGTGCCCTCGCGGCCATCTTTTCGCTGATGGGCGCCGCCAACACGTACCTTGCGGATGCGGGCGGCGCCCTGACGACCGCTCCCGTCCTGCGTGCCGCCGACCTGCTGGTGGAGCTGTTGGGCGTGCTGGGCATCGACCTCGGCGAGGTGGGTGGCCAGGACGAGCTGCCTTTCGAGCTGGTGGGCCTTGCCCGCGAGCATGCGGGCTATGCCGGAGACGATGCGCAGGGGGCGGCCGATGCCCTCCTGGCCGCCCGTCAGGAGGCGCGTGCGGCAAGGGACTGGACGCGTGCGGATGCCATCCGTGATGGCATCGCGAGCCTGGGACTCGTTGTCGAGGATACGGCGGCTGGCGCACGCCTGCGCCCCTCCAAGAGGAGGGCATAG
- a CDS encoding polysaccharide biosynthesis tyrosine autokinase: MDKGYIDVSYDEERGLRLADAFRAVGRHMLACLVGGALVGALFFEYTVTSIPPRYQSSFTIYVSNRPNNQTEGAEGTATDYAVIDDANTSNSLASTYAFVFGSGEMVARAAHDAHLEEYADPALASKVVSTQVEQKAPLVTVTVTASSPQDAYQLAQSLVRIAPDYMSTIMNGGSLSVVEPPQEATSQSSPSNRLNAAIGFVIGFMTMAIVVVVRDGRNRGVGSREELEERFGMPAIIDAGDVLPLLPRHAARTIAVMDVDGKRSAARNAVSIATSCAQGGERTLLLDCDTQHASCGKLLGLSPSMGLAGLLAGEASLADVTQRVEDGGLCFIAPGKPRGDLGQELRDDRMASVLEELRADYDCVVAALPSPLSSDGALMLADMLGMVFLSISSERTKQSAVAEIQRRLRLANIQMTGFLYGSPRGRIGRRRPWRR, encoded by the coding sequence ATGGACAAGGGGTACATAGACGTCTCATACGACGAGGAGCGGGGGCTCAGGCTCGCTGACGCGTTCAGGGCCGTCGGGAGGCACATGCTGGCGTGTCTTGTGGGAGGGGCGCTCGTGGGCGCACTCTTCTTCGAGTACACGGTGACGAGCATACCTCCACGGTATCAGTCGTCGTTTACCATATATGTCAGCAACAGGCCGAACAACCAGACCGAAGGCGCGGAGGGCACAGCTACGGACTATGCGGTCATCGATGACGCCAACACCTCGAATTCCCTGGCCAGTACCTATGCCTTCGTCTTCGGGAGTGGTGAGATGGTTGCAAGGGCCGCCCATGACGCCCATCTCGAGGAGTACGCCGATCCAGCCCTGGCCAGCAAGGTCGTCTCGACACAGGTCGAGCAGAAGGCCCCGTTGGTGACGGTGACCGTCACGGCTTCCTCGCCACAGGATGCCTATCAACTTGCACAGTCGCTCGTCAGGATTGCCCCGGACTACATGTCCACGATCATGAACGGGGGCTCCCTGTCGGTCGTGGAGCCCCCACAGGAGGCCACGAGCCAGAGTTCGCCATCGAACAGGCTCAATGCCGCCATTGGGTTTGTCATCGGCTTCATGACCATGGCGATAGTCGTGGTGGTCAGGGACGGGCGAAACCGGGGCGTTGGGAGTCGGGAGGAGCTTGAGGAGCGTTTCGGCATGCCTGCCATCATCGATGCCGGGGACGTTCTGCCCCTCCTGCCGCGTCATGCCGCGCGGACCATCGCTGTGATGGACGTTGATGGCAAAAGGTCCGCTGCGAGAAACGCGGTGTCCATCGCGACGTCATGTGCCCAGGGGGGAGAGCGCACGCTCCTGCTCGACTGTGACACGCAGCACGCGTCCTGTGGCAAGCTGCTGGGCCTTAGCCCGTCCATGGGCCTCGCGGGGCTCTTGGCCGGCGAGGCGTCCCTTGCCGATGTCACGCAGCGCGTGGAGGATGGGGGCCTCTGCTTCATTGCCCCGGGGAAGCCTCGTGGCGACCTCGGACAGGAGCTGCGGGACGATCGGATGGCGTCGGTGCTCGAGGAGCTCAGGGCGGACTATGACTGCGTCGTGGCGGCCCTGCCCTCCCCGCTCTCGAGCGATGGTGCCCTGATGCTGGCGGACATGCTGGGCATGGTCTTCCTTTCGATCTCCTCGGAGCGGACAAAGCAGTCGGCCGTCGCCGAGATACAGAGAAGGCTGAGGCTGGCCAACATCCAGATGACGGGATTCCTCTACGGGAGCCCGCGGGGGCGTATCGGACGCAGACGCCCATGGCGGCGTTAG
- a CDS encoding poly-gamma-glutamate biosynthesis protein: protein MISTREQLRGVLDHERALYEGATARDHLERIITHDISLRVYRFVSLLRKTEFHHNRSGLLSKLCYAWYRRRKNMLGERLGIEIWDNTFDAGLRIYHAGNIVVNGNSRIGKNCRLHGSNCIGNDGYSEGSPTIGDNVRLGVGAKVIGDVTIADDVTIAAGAVVVDSFVERGVTIGGVPARRIK, encoded by the coding sequence ATGATTTCGACGAGGGAACAGCTCAGGGGCGTGCTCGACCATGAGAGGGCACTGTATGAGGGTGCCACCGCACGGGATCACCTTGAGCGCATCATCACGCATGACATCAGCCTGAGGGTCTATAGGTTCGTCTCCCTGCTCAGGAAGACCGAGTTTCACCACAACCGATCCGGCCTCCTCAGCAAGCTGTGCTACGCGTGGTATCGGCGAAGGAAGAACATGCTGGGCGAGCGGTTGGGCATAGAGATCTGGGACAATACCTTCGACGCGGGCCTTCGCATCTATCATGCGGGAAACATCGTGGTCAATGGAAACTCCAGAATAGGGAAGAACTGCAGGCTTCATGGCAGCAACTGCATAGGCAACGACGGGTATTCCGAGGGAAGTCCCACGATCGGCGACAACGTTCGCTTGGGGGTGGGCGCAAAGGTCATCGGTGACGTCACGATTGCCGATGACGTGACCATCGCGGCAGGCGCGGTCGTCGTCGACTCCTTTGTGGAGCGGGGCGTCACCATTGGTGGCGTGCCCGCGAGAAGAATCAAGTAG
- a CDS encoding glycosyltransferase, which translates to MAGTVKVSVIVPVYGVERYLGRCIESLLGQTLRQLEIILVDDGSPDACPQICDRYAREHANVTVIHKRNEGLGMARNTGLLRARGDYVAFVDSDDYIARTGLESLYDIACRHGADTVLGAYARVRGDGSSRQGQNPLGGSVFTGSTEILTTVLRGMLGSPVGYPDDMYQMMSVWLGIYSRKIICDNDIRFCSERQLISEDLIFDLDYYPHAQRVAISDCDYYYYCENGSSLTTAYRGDRFEMDRRLYQELERRCTALGLDAQDRLDRSFLGRARQCLYAEVRCQPWRVARANMRRICSDGFLTERVRRYPMRRYPPKLRLLAFLMEHRAVDLLYVICAAFK; encoded by the coding sequence ATGGCCGGCACGGTTAAGGTCAGCGTGATCGTCCCCGTGTACGGAGTGGAGCGGTACCTGGGACGGTGCATCGAGAGCTTGTTGGGGCAGACCCTCAGACAGCTCGAGATCATACTCGTCGACGATGGGTCGCCGGATGCGTGCCCGCAGATCTGCGATAGGTACGCACGGGAGCATGCGAACGTCACGGTGATCCACAAGAGGAACGAGGGGTTGGGGATGGCCAGGAACACTGGCCTCCTCCGCGCGCGAGGCGACTATGTCGCATTCGTCGACTCGGATGACTACATCGCACGGACGGGCCTGGAGAGTCTCTATGACATCGCCTGCAGACATGGTGCCGATACCGTGCTGGGCGCCTATGCCAGGGTCAGAGGTGACGGCTCGTCCCGCCAGGGGCAGAACCCCCTGGGGGGCAGCGTGTTCACGGGCAGCACCGAGATACTCACTACCGTACTGAGGGGAATGCTGGGGAGTCCGGTCGGCTATCCTGATGACATGTACCAGATGATGTCGGTGTGGCTGGGGATCTATTCCCGAAAGATCATCTGTGACAACGACATCCGATTCTGCTCCGAGAGGCAGCTCATCTCCGAGGACCTCATCTTTGACCTCGACTACTACCCGCACGCGCAGCGGGTGGCCATCAGTGACTGTGACTACTATTACTATTGCGAGAACGGGTCGTCCCTCACCACGGCGTACCGAGGCGATCGCTTTGAGATGGATCGAAGGCTGTACCAGGAGCTCGAGAGACGCTGCACCGCCTTGGGGCTGGACGCGCAGGACAGGCTGGACAGGAGCTTTCTGGGACGGGCCCGCCAGTGCCTCTATGCCGAGGTCAGGTGCCAACCATGGCGCGTCGCTCGGGCCAACATGAGGCGGATCTGCTCAGATGGGTTCCTGACGGAGCGAGTGCGTCGCTACCCCATGCGGCGATACCCCCCCAAGCTGCGCCTGCTTGCCTTCCTTATGGAGCATAGGGCTGTCGACCTGCTGTACGTCATATGCGCCGCATTCAAGTGA
- a CDS encoding glycosyltransferase family 4 protein, with amino-acid sequence MNILYVAYSCDPYAGSEDKIGWSVPFESARSNRVHVLTKEEQREPIERYLAAHPACDIRFHYVDIPSVCKRLLGESLYSGRLGIWNRRAYATAARICASEAIDLIHQVTPVEFRAIGDYGRIGNVPFVCGPVGGAEYIPPGLRGYAQGHEAQELVRRAANALSRWHLATSGVLGRVDHVLFANRETQDYLGDLCGGQDARPYPEIGVGEQELARRRRRRHDGCTILVAGRLVYRKGHDLLLDALAGLPADVRCECRIVGDGSCREALGRRCQGDARLRDRVVLTGAASFEGMTEEYQNADVLVMPSLRETSGSVVLEAMARGLPVITIGRFGGAEMVDAGVGWLYAGTDQGSYVRSLQEALIECIASPEERERRGGRARGRAEHYTWGTKVTHYQDIYDRLVPGERT; translated from the coding sequence GTGAACATCCTCTACGTGGCATACTCCTGCGATCCCTACGCAGGCAGCGAGGACAAGATCGGATGGAGCGTCCCGTTCGAGAGCGCACGCTCGAACCGTGTCCATGTGCTGACCAAGGAGGAGCAGCGCGAGCCGATAGAGAGGTACCTGGCGGCGCACCCGGCGTGCGACATCCGCTTCCATTACGTGGACATCCCGTCCGTGTGCAAGAGGCTCCTTGGGGAGTCCCTCTATTCCGGGCGCCTGGGTATCTGGAACAGGCGTGCCTACGCCACGGCCGCGCGCATCTGCGCCTCTGAGGCGATAGACCTCATCCACCAGGTCACCCCCGTCGAGTTCAGAGCCATCGGCGACTATGGCAGGATTGGGAACGTGCCCTTCGTGTGCGGGCCCGTGGGAGGTGCCGAGTACATACCGCCGGGGCTCAGGGGCTATGCCCAGGGGCACGAGGCGCAGGAGCTCGTGCGTCGGGCCGCCAATGCGCTCAGCCGGTGGCACCTGGCCACGTCGGGCGTGTTGGGCAGGGTTGACCATGTGCTGTTTGCCAACAGGGAGACGCAGGACTATCTAGGGGACCTCTGTGGGGGCCAGGATGCCAGGCCGTATCCAGAGATTGGCGTGGGGGAGCAGGAGCTTGCGCGGCGACGACGTCGGCGGCACGATGGCTGCACGATTCTCGTTGCTGGGAGGCTCGTCTATCGCAAGGGTCACGACCTCCTGCTGGACGCCCTTGCCGGGCTACCGGCTGACGTGCGCTGCGAATGTCGCATCGTGGGCGACGGATCCTGTCGGGAGGCCCTCGGGCGCCGCTGCCAAGGGGACGCACGGCTGCGGGATCGTGTCGTGCTGACCGGCGCAGCATCCTTCGAGGGGATGACGGAGGAGTACCAGAACGCTGACGTGCTGGTCATGCCAAGCCTGCGCGAGACCTCGGGGAGCGTCGTGCTGGAGGCCATGGCCCGTGGCCTGCCGGTCATCACGATAGGTCGCTTCGGCGGTGCCGAGATGGTGGATGCCGGCGTGGGCTGGCTCTATGCGGGGACGGACCAGGGCTCCTACGTGCGCTCGCTGCAGGAGGCCCTGATCGAGTGCATCGCCTCGCCCGAGGAGCGCGAGCGTCGGGGCGGCAGGGCGCGCGGAAGGGCCGAGCACTACACCTGGGGGACGAAGGTCACTCATTACCAGGACATCTACGACAGGCTGGTGCCGGGCGAGCGTACCTAG
- a CDS encoding radical SAM protein: MAGRRVARGNEKLNGTVIVTYRCNARCTMCSRYKAPSRPEEEISLGTIAKLPRMYFTNITGGEPFIREDLKDVVRELYKRSDRIVISTNGFFTDRIVDLCKEFPDIGIRISIEGLEQTNNEIRGLQDGYQRGYSTLKKLRDMGMTDVGFGMTVQDANAPDLVPLYRISNEMGMEFATASLHNSFYFVEARNIIHNRPMVAKNFEDLINELLASNEPKKWFRAYFNHGLINYIYGQPRLLPCDMSYDTFFIDPYGDVMPCNGTKSKEVMGNLNEQTWDEVWNSVQADVVRGKVRHCDRNCWMIGSVSPAMRKHILTPLRWVLVHKFLRAGRKKKYSMYENKVCRDYRDGKLTKERLDRCSTCDHGAVADNGLSAASLEQLRHRTGEEIVGDDLKGQLGNTR; encoded by the coding sequence ATGGCAGGAAGAAGAGTGGCCAGGGGCAACGAGAAGCTCAACGGCACGGTCATCGTGACCTACCGTTGCAACGCCCGCTGCACGATGTGCAGCCGCTACAAGGCGCCCTCGAGGCCAGAGGAGGAGATCTCCCTGGGGACGATAGCCAAGCTTCCCAGGATGTACTTTACCAACATCACCGGGGGTGAGCCCTTCATCAGGGAGGATCTCAAGGACGTCGTCCGGGAGCTCTACAAGAGGTCGGACCGCATCGTCATCTCGACGAACGGCTTCTTCACCGATCGCATCGTGGACCTCTGCAAGGAGTTTCCCGACATCGGCATCCGCATATCCATCGAGGGCCTCGAGCAGACGAACAACGAGATTCGCGGCCTGCAGGACGGGTATCAGCGGGGCTACTCGACGCTCAAGAAGCTCCGCGACATGGGGATGACCGACGTCGGCTTCGGCATGACGGTCCAGGATGCGAACGCCCCCGACCTCGTGCCGCTGTATCGCATCTCCAACGAGATGGGCATGGAGTTCGCCACGGCGTCGCTGCACAACAGCTTCTACTTCGTCGAGGCCAGGAACATCATCCACAACCGCCCAATGGTCGCGAAGAACTTCGAGGACCTGATCAACGAGCTCCTTGCCTCCAACGAGCCCAAGAAGTGGTTTCGGGCCTACTTCAACCACGGCCTGATCAACTACATCTACGGACAGCCCAGGCTGCTTCCCTGTGACATGAGCTACGACACCTTCTTCATCGACCCCTATGGCGACGTGATGCCCTGCAACGGCACCAAGAGCAAGGAGGTCATGGGCAACCTCAACGAGCAGACGTGGGATGAGGTCTGGAACAGCGTGCAGGCCGACGTGGTGAGGGGGAAGGTCAGGCACTGCGACCGCAACTGCTGGATGATCGGCTCCGTGTCGCCTGCCATGCGCAAGCACATCCTGACGCCCCTCAGGTGGGTCCTCGTGCACAAGTTCCTGAGGGCGGGCAGGAAGAAGAAGTACAGCATGTACGAGAACAAGGTGTGCCGGGACTATCGCGACGGGAAGCTCACCAAGGAGCGGCTGGATCGGTGCAGCACCTGTGACCATGGGGCCGTGGCCGACAACGGCCTGAGCGCGGCCTCCCTGGAGCAGCTGAGACACCGAACGGGCGAGGAGATCGTGGGCGACGACCTCAAGGGGCAGCTGGGGAACACGCGGTGA
- a CDS encoding glycosyltransferase, giving the protein MRILLVNKFHYRRGGSEAYYFALAEGLRSKGHEVACFSMQDDRNLPCEQARYFVSPREYDKPASLTQRLGSATSLIYSREAKRKFDALCREFRPDVIHLNLVHRQISFSILDAPAAQGIPVVYTAHDYVLVCPAYTMLDGGGAVCDDCLDGHFMHCARKRCVKSSLAKSALAVAEAEFLRRHGSYGKVGLFIAPSVFMRDKLVEGGIPAHKVVAMQNFAPDDLMERAGGAGDATDRTHPYLLFFGRLSHEKGVELLVRAFLAVLPSLPGDWSLVIAGDGPRRDALLELLGEAQGADHVRLVGSKSGDELRRLVRQASFAVVPSVWRENMPYSIIEAFAQGTPVIGTRIGGIPELVMGGRTGCSCEAGDVGSLAQAIGRATSMDVTDYRHMQAACREYVLTRCDQATYISDLVGRYGRLRAGG; this is encoded by the coding sequence ATGAGGATACTGCTGGTGAACAAGTTCCACTACCGCAGGGGTGGCTCCGAGGCCTACTACTTCGCACTTGCGGAGGGCCTGAGGAGCAAGGGCCATGAGGTGGCGTGCTTCTCCATGCAGGACGACCGCAACCTTCCCTGTGAGCAGGCCAGGTACTTCGTCTCCCCAAGGGAGTACGACAAGCCCGCCTCCCTGACCCAGAGGCTGGGGTCCGCGACGTCTCTCATCTACTCGCGTGAGGCCAAGAGGAAGTTCGATGCCCTGTGCAGGGAGTTCAGACCCGATGTCATTCACCTCAACCTCGTGCACCGGCAGATCTCCTTCTCGATACTCGATGCACCGGCGGCCCAGGGCATCCCCGTGGTCTATACGGCTCATGACTACGTGCTCGTGTGCCCCGCCTACACCATGCTCGATGGTGGGGGAGCCGTCTGTGACGACTGCCTTGACGGGCACTTCATGCACTGTGCGCGAAAGCGCTGCGTGAAGTCCTCCCTTGCCAAGAGCGCGCTTGCCGTCGCGGAGGCGGAGTTCCTGCGTAGGCATGGGAGCTATGGGAAGGTGGGCCTCTTCATCGCCCCCTCCGTGTTCATGCGGGACAAGCTGGTCGAGGGCGGCATCCCTGCCCACAAGGTCGTCGCCATGCAGAACTTTGCGCCCGACGACCTCATGGAACGTGCCGGGGGTGCCGGGGATGCAACGGATCGCACACATCCGTACCTGCTCTTCTTTGGCAGGCTCTCACATGAGAAGGGTGTCGAGCTGCTCGTCAGGGCCTTCCTGGCCGTGCTGCCGTCACTGCCGGGGGACTGGTCGTTGGTCATCGCCGGCGATGGTCCCCGTCGCGATGCGCTCCTCGAGCTGCTCGGCGAGGCCCAGGGCGCCGATCACGTGCGGCTTGTGGGCTCCAAGAGCGGGGATGAGCTGAGGCGGCTCGTACGGCAGGCATCCTTCGCGGTGGTCCCCTCCGTGTGGCGTGAGAACATGCCCTATTCGATCATCGAGGCGTTCGCCCAGGGCACGCCCGTCATCGGGACGCGCATAGGAGGCATTCCCGAGCTGGTGATGGGGGGGAGGACAGGCTGCTCCTGCGAGGCGGGGGATGTGGGGTCGCTTGCGCAGGCGATCGGGAGGGCGACGAGCATGGACGTGACGGACTACCGTCACATGCAGGCAGCGTGCAGGGAGTACGTCCTCACCAGGTGCGACCAGGCCACGTACATAAGCGATCTCGTGGGCCGCTACGGGCGGCTGCGGGCCGGGGGATAG
- the ispF gene encoding 2-C-methyl-D-erythritol 2,4-cyclodiphosphate synthase, which yields MRLRIGHGFDVHAFAAPEDGRPLMLGGVSVPDDRGLAGHSDADVVIHALMDALLGALRQGDIGQLFPDTDPVYAGADSRRLLRRVAYLVREEGWQVVDADCTIAAQVPRLAPYRAAMRMAMAEALGIPVEHMGVKATTTERLGFVGREEGIAAWAVCLLGRE from the coding sequence ATGCGGCTGCGCATCGGCCATGGCTTTGACGTGCACGCCTTCGCGGCGCCGGAGGATGGTCGCCCGCTCATGCTGGGGGGCGTCTCCGTGCCCGACGACCGCGGCCTCGCCGGTCACTCCGATGCGGACGTGGTCATCCACGCCCTGATGGACGCCCTGCTCGGTGCCCTGCGCCAGGGTGACATCGGCCAGCTCTTCCCCGATACGGATCCTGTCTATGCGGGTGCGGACTCTCGCAGGCTGCTGCGGCGCGTTGCCTACCTGGTGCGCGAGGAGGGCTGGCAGGTCGTGGATGCGGACTGCACCATTGCGGCGCAGGTTCCCAGGCTCGCCCCCTACCGCGCTGCCATGCGCATGGCCATGGCAGAGGCCCTGGGCATTCCCGTGGAGCACATGGGCGTGAAGGCGACCACCACCGAGCGCCTGGGCTTCGTGGGACGCGAGGAGGGCATCGCCGCCTGGGCCGTGTGCCTGCTGGGACGGGAATAG
- the ispD gene encoding 2-C-methyl-D-erythritol 4-phosphate cytidylyltransferase yields MSVPGLTPTPCVLPQRLAAPERSADTCALIVAGGVGERFGDACGKQYVELCGLPIVCWSLIAFDRAPSVAQIVLVVAEGRLQDVRSEVLPRVSLDAPVVLARGGATRQDSVSAGLAAMDETLALVAVHDAARPLIETPAIETCVARLRADEGLDGAICAARSTDTLKLVEGETVVATPDRSFYWAAQTPQAFRTRTLKAAHRAARFDDYRGTDDASLVERRGGRIACVETSTTNLKVTHPNDFLIAQAFMEARLMSEGCGISPMEGGL; encoded by the coding sequence ATGAGTGTCCCTGGCCTCACGCCCACGCCCTGCGTCCTGCCCCAGCGCCTCGCCGCGCCCGAGCGGTCGGCGGACACGTGCGCGCTCATCGTGGCCGGGGGTGTAGGGGAACGCTTTGGCGATGCGTGCGGCAAGCAGTACGTCGAGCTCTGCGGCCTGCCCATCGTGTGCTGGTCGCTCATCGCGTTCGACCGGGCTCCGTCCGTGGCGCAGATCGTGCTGGTGGTTGCCGAGGGGCGCCTGCAGGACGTGCGCAGCGAGGTGCTCCCGCGTGTGAGCCTGGACGCGCCCGTGGTGCTCGCCCGGGGTGGGGCCACGCGCCAGGACTCCGTGTCCGCGGGCCTTGCGGCCATGGACGAGACGCTCGCGCTCGTCGCCGTGCACGATGCCGCACGCCCGCTCATCGAGACCCCTGCCATCGAGACGTGCGTCGCTCGGCTTCGTGCGGACGAGGGGCTTGATGGCGCCATCTGCGCCGCGCGCTCCACGGACACCCTCAAGCTCGTGGAGGGCGAGACGGTGGTGGCCACGCCCGATCGCAGCTTCTACTGGGCGGCGCAGACCCCGCAGGCGTTTCGCACGCGCACGCTGAAGGCGGCGCATCGCGCGGCACGCTTTGACGACTACCGGGGGACCGATGATGCGTCGCTCGTGGAGCGACGCGGTGGCCGGATCGCCTGCGTCGAGACGTCCACCACCAACCTCAAGGTGACTCATCCCAACGACTTCCTCATCGCCCAGGCCTTCATGGAGGCGCGCCTCATGAGCGAGGGCTGTGGCATCAGCCCCATGGAAGGGGGCCTGTGA